The genomic interval AGTTACAACGATTTTGCTAAAAAATTAAAAAACAATGCTGTTTTATCTTTAAGCTCAACCATTAAAAGTATAGCTAAACCTGAACAAGCCAAAACACTTTATTCTTATGGACTTGAAAGTAGCAACGATTTTTATGCATCAAATATTAAAATTATTAATTCCGATTATCATTTTGACATTCATACTCCTAAAGGAGAAATAAAAAATGTAAATCTTAAAGTTGCAGGCGAGCATAATGTACTTAATACTTTGGCAGCAATTTCTGCTGTTTATAAAAAAATTGAAGATAGCAATAAAATTAAAGAATCAATAAGTACATATCAAGGAGTTAAAAGACGATTTGAATATATAATTAAAAGCAAAGAACTCGTATTTATTGATGACTATGCACATCATCCATCTGAATTAATAGCAATTATTACTTCTGTTAAAAATATATTTCCTGATAAAAGGATTACAGGAATTTTCCAACCACATCTTTTTTCCCGAACTCGTGATTTTGCTGATGCTTTTGCAAAAAATCTTTCTTTACTTGACAAAGTTATTTTATTAGATATTTATCCTGCAAGAGAAAAACCAATAAAAGCTGTGAACTCAGAATTGATTTTAAATAAAATTGAAATAAAAAATAAAGAGCTTTTAAGTAAAACTGAATTACTTGAAGTTATGAAAAGTGAAGAAAATGATGTTGTTTTAACACTTGGTGCAGGAGATATTGATAGAGTTGTTGAACCTTTAAAAGAAATTTTATTACAAAGGAGGAATAACTGATGTTTAAAAAGCTAAAGAATAAAATCATTTTTCTATCTGATAAGGTAAGGAAATATTTTGCTTTGGCATCAATGCTTTTTTTGTTGTTAATTTTTGTTTCATTTGCCGAAAGGTCAAATAAAGAAAAACTTTGTACAGAAATAGTTGTCAATTTTCAATCTTCAGGGTTGAACCAATTTTTAACGGAAAGAGAAGTTAAAAATATTATAAACGATTTCAACAATGAGAGTATTATTGGATACCCTGTTAATCAGATGAATTTAAACGACATGGAAAGAATCCTTAACAACAACAGCTATGTTGAAAGCTCTCAAATTTATTTTGATATGAATGGAGTTCTTTATGTCATTATTAAACACAGAATACCAGTGTTAAGAGTTTTCTCAAAAGACGGGGGCTTTTATATTGATGATAAAGGAAATAAAATGCAATTGTCAAATAGTTATACATCAAAAGTTCTTGTTTTAACAGGTAATATTGACCATGAGAAATTGATAGACATAAAAAATGACAGTTCATTATTCCATTTTGCAAAATATATTAAAGATGATGTTTTAATTAATTCTTTGATAGGTCAAATTCATATAACAAAAAATAATGAACTAATTTTAATACCCAGAGTTGGTAATTTGAATATATATTTTGGTAACTTACAAAATGCTGAAAATAAAATAGAAAGAATAAAAATATTGTATAAAAAAATACTGCCTAACGAAGGTTGGGATAAGTATTCAAAAGCAAGTGTAAAATTTGATAAACAAATCATATTAAATAAAAAGTAAAATGGATAAATCAGAAATTATTGTTGGATTAGATATTGGAACCACAAAAATTTGTGCAATTGTAGCTTCAAAAGCATCATCAGGGAAAATAGATATTTTGGGAATGGGACGTTCAGATACAAATGATGCTGTTTTACGTGGTGTTGTTGTAAATATTTCAAAAGCTGTGGCAGCAATAAAATCAGCAATTAATGAGGCTTCAAGTAAATCAGGTGTTGAAATTAAAGTTGTTCAAGTAGGAATTGCAGGGCAACACATTAAGAGCCTTCATCACAGAGGGCAAATAACAAGAGATAATTCCGAGGATGAAATTAATCAGAATGATATTGATAGGTTGATTACCGAGATGCACAGATTGGTACTTGACCCTGGTGAAGAGATTATTCATGTTATTCCACAAGATTATATCGTTGATAACGAAAGAGGGATTAAAGAGCCAATAGGTATGGCAGGTGTACGTCTTGAATGTAATTTCCATATTATTACAGGTCAAGTAACAGCAGCAAAAAATATAAACCGCAGTGTTGATAAAGCAAATTTGGAAGTTGAAAATCTTGTTCTTGAACCTATAGCTTCTTCAGAGGCTGTTCTTTCGGAAGAAGAAAAAGATGCAGGAGTAGCTTTAATAGATATTGGCGGTGGAACAACTGATATTGCTATATTTAAAAATGGTATTATTCGTCATACCGCAGTAATTCCTTTAGGTGGTAGAATAATTACTAATGATATTAAAGAAGGTTGTAATGTAATGCAAGCACAAGCTGAAAAAATGAAAGTTAAATTCGGCTCGGCATTAGCAAATGAATCAAGTGAAAATGAAATTATTTCAATTCAAGGAATTAGAGGTAGAGAGCCAAGAGAAATCTCAATAAAAAATCTAGCAAGTATTATTCAAGCCCGCATTGAAGAAATATTTGACCATGTTGACTTTGAGATTAGAAGTTCAGGATTTGAAAATAAATTACAAGGAGGAATTGTACTTACAGGAGGAGGTTCACAATTAAAACATTTGCCTCAGCTTGTTGAATATATTACAAGCATTGATGCCAGAATAGGACTTCCTACTGAACATCTTGGAAAAGGCATGATCAAAGAAATACAAAACCCAATGTATGCTACAGGAATAGGGCTTATTCTTCATGGATTAAAAAATCCAACGAAAAATATTAATAAAAAAATAATCGAGAAAAAGAAAAAAATTAGACCAAAAAATCCATTTTCTGTACAAATAGAGAAATTTAATATTTGGTTTAAAGATGGTCAAGATGATTTTAAAGAAACAAAATAATAAGAATTTTTATTTTTCTATATTAAATAAAAAAAGGACAAAAAAATGGGAATAGATTTTATAGTAGAACCGCAAAACGACATATCAATAATCAAAGTATTGGGAGTTGGAGGAGGAGGTGGAAATGCCGTTAATTATATGTTTAATCAGGGAATTGCAGGTGTTGAATTTTTAATTTGTAATACCGATAAACAAGCATTGGATAAAAGTCCGTTAGAAGAAGAAAACAAAATACAAATAGGTAAAGACCTTACCGGTGGCAGAGGTGTGGGGGGCAATCCCGAAACAGGAAAAAAAGCAGTGATGGAAGATATTGAAACCATCAAAAATATTATTGGAAAGGAAACGGATATGCTTTTTATTACAGCAGGAATGGGAGGAGGCACAGGAACAGGTGCCACACCTGAAATTGCAAGACTTGCTTTGGATATGGACATTCTTACTGTTGGGATTATTACCTATCCATTTAAATTTGAAGGAAGTAAAAGGAGAGATATTGCTGAAAAAGGTATTGAAGAAATCAGAAAAAATGTTGATGCTCTTATTATAATTCATAACGAACGATTACTTGAAATGCACAAAGGACTTGGTTTGTCAATGGCTTTTGCCCAAGCCGATAATGTTCTTGCCATTGCAGCTAAAGGTATTGCCGAAATAATTACTGAAACAGGTGTTCTGAATGTGGATTTTGAAGATGTTAAATCTGTAATGAAAAATAGCGGTACAGCAATTCTCAGTACTGCCTCGGCTGACGGAGAAAATAGAGCACAAAAATCTATAGAATATGCTCTTTCTTCACCATTACTGAAAGATAATCAAATAAAAGGTGCCAAACATATACTTCTTAATTTATCTTATGGCAATAAAGAAATTGAAATTGAAGAATTAAATATCATAACTGAATATATTAAAGAAGAAGTAGGTCAAGATGTTGATTTGAAATTTGGATATGGTTCTGACAAAAATCTGAAAAACGAATTATCAGTTACTATCGTAGCAACAGTTCTTAATTCTCAAAAAAATATTGAAGAAGACAAAAGAAAGATAATTGATTTGGATGATATTAAATCTGTAATGAAAAATAGCGGTACAGCAATTCTCAGTACTGCCTCGGCTGACGGAGAAAATAGAGCACAAAAATCTATAGAATATGCTCTTTCTTCACCATTACTGAAAGATAATCAAATAAAAGGTGCCAAACATATACTTCTTAATTTATCTTATGGCAATAAAGAAATTGAAACTGAAGAATTAA from Bacteroidota bacterium carries:
- the murC gene encoding UDP-N-acetylmuramate--L-alanine ligase gives rise to the protein MNFDKIHSVYFVGIGGIGMSSLARYFMDIGKKVCGYDKTPSPITENLENDGAFIHFEDDPKFIPEQINKQNSLIVYTPAIPKENACLNYFKDNNFVIKKRSQLLGDITKDKFTIAVAGTHGKTSTASIIAHLLKNSGIDCYGFIGGICVNYNSNYISPDNKKSEIFVVEADEYDRSFLELSPDVAIITSVDPDHLDIYDNEENLKSSYNDFAKKLKNNAVLSLSSTIKSIAKPEQAKTLYSYGLESSNDFYASNIKIINSDYHFDIHTPKGEIKNVNLKVAGEHNVLNTLAAISAVYKKIEDSNKIKESISTYQGVKRRFEYIIKSKELVFIDDYAHHPSELIAIITSVKNIFPDKRITGIFQPHLFSRTRDFADAFAKNLSLLDKVILLDIYPAREKPIKAVNSELILNKIEIKNKELLSKTELLEVMKSEENDVVLTLGAGDIDRVVEPLKEILLQRRNN
- the ftsA gene encoding cell division protein FtsA translates to MDKSEIIVGLDIGTTKICAIVASKASSGKIDILGMGRSDTNDAVLRGVVVNISKAVAAIKSAINEASSKSGVEIKVVQVGIAGQHIKSLHHRGQITRDNSEDEINQNDIDRLITEMHRLVLDPGEEIIHVIPQDYIVDNERGIKEPIGMAGVRLECNFHIITGQVTAAKNINRSVDKANLEVENLVLEPIASSEAVLSEEEKDAGVALIDIGGGTTDIAIFKNGIIRHTAVIPLGGRIITNDIKEGCNVMQAQAEKMKVKFGSALANESSENEIISIQGIRGREPREISIKNLASIIQARIEEIFDHVDFEIRSSGFENKLQGGIVLTGGGSQLKHLPQLVEYITSIDARIGLPTEHLGKGMIKEIQNPMYATGIGLILHGLKNPTKNINKKIIEKKKKIRPKNPFSVQIEKFNIWFKDGQDDFKETK
- the ftsZ gene encoding cell division protein FtsZ; this translates as MGIDFIVEPQNDISIIKVLGVGGGGGNAVNYMFNQGIAGVEFLICNTDKQALDKSPLEEENKIQIGKDLTGGRGVGGNPETGKKAVMEDIETIKNIIGKETDMLFITAGMGGGTGTGATPEIARLALDMDILTVGIITYPFKFEGSKRRDIAEKGIEEIRKNVDALIIIHNERLLEMHKGLGLSMAFAQADNVLAIAAKGIAEIITETGVLNVDFEDVKSVMKNSGTAILSTASADGENRAQKSIEYALSSPLLKDNQIKGAKHILLNLSYGNKEIEIEELNIITEYIKEEVGQDVDLKFGYGSDKNLKNELSVTIVATVLNSQKNIEEDKRKIIDLDDIKSVMKNSGTAILSTASADGENRAQKSIEYALSSPLLKDNQIKGAKHILLNLSYGNKEIETEELKFITEYIKEEVGQDVDLKFGYSSDKNLKDELSVTIVATVLNFQNNIKEDKKYIIDLDDGKNIKEKPQKEQARFDYSLEGSRKSDMDDLRKNKEYLRTQKGLEDTENVPAYERKGIKLRNVTHSSDSSISKYSLDSNDPKKPEIKENNPFLNNNVD